A single window of Mugil cephalus isolate CIBA_MC_2020 chromosome 1, CIBA_Mcephalus_1.1, whole genome shotgun sequence DNA harbors:
- the med11 gene encoding mediator of RNA polymerase II transcription subunit 11 — MANERLRILEEVEKEIAVVLQCAGSIVLELSKEKHNNSFLDRQLVQFQSSINRVESELSAQIRYLTQVATGQPHEGSTYSARKDCQMALNRAEYARVKLGELGRTCEIMLEQQQQQQQQQQQQQQQQQQQQQST, encoded by the exons ATGGCTAACGAGAGGCTCAGGatcctggaggaggtggagaaggagatcGCGGTGGTGCTGCAGTGTGCCG GCAGCATCGTTCTGGAGCTCTCcaaggagaaacacaacaacagcttcctGGACCGGCAGCTGGTCCAGTTCCAGAGCTCCATCAACCGGGTGGAGAGCGAACTAAGCGCCCAGATCCGCTACCTCACGCAG gTAGCAACTGGTCAGCCTCACGAAGGCTCCACATATTCAGCCAGGAAGGACTGTCAGATGGCTTTGAACAGAGCCGAGTACGCCAGGGTCAAACTGGGGGAACTGGGACGGACCTGTGAAATAATGCTggagcagcaacaacaacaacagcagcaacaacaacagcaacaacaacaacagcagcagcagcaacagtcgACATGA